In a single window of the Oryctolagus cuniculus chromosome 9, mOryCun1.1, whole genome shotgun sequence genome:
- the HDAC7 gene encoding histone deacetylase 7 isoform X10: MDLRVGQRPPVEPPPEPTLLALQPPPQRLGHHLFLPGLQQQREAEPMRVPASQGLRQEQELRQLLNKDKSRRSAVASSVVKQKLAEVILKKQQAALERTAHPNGPSTAYRTLEPLETDGAARCPLGRFLPPVPGLPSDTPEHFPLRKTVSEPNLKLRYKPKKSLERRKNPLLRKESAPPSLRRRPAETLGDSSPSSSSTPASGCSSPNDSEHGPSPVLGSEALLGQRLRLQEASLAPFALPTVSLLPAITLGLPAPARADSDRRAHPALGPRGPVLGSPHVPLYLPQGLEPEAGSTLSSGLQPVLLLDPSASRGPLLTVPGLGPLPFQFAQSLLTPERLSGSGLHWPLSWTRSEPLQPHLEQLRPHLPLAERPAKPSEKPRLRQMPSAEGPGPDSGGVRQGVDNGLEHREPSHGQPEARGPVAPARPPQVLLWEQKHLPGPPPRGGTGDCVLLPRAQGGHRPLSRAQSSPAAPASLPTPEPASQARLLSSSEPPARTVPFTTGLVYDSVMLKHQCPCGDSSRHPEHAGRIQSIWSRLQERGLRSQCECLRGRKASLEELQSVHSERHVLLYGTNPLSRLKLDNGKLAELLEQRMFVMLPCGGVGVDTDTIWNELHSSNAARWAAGSVTDLAFKVASRELKNGFAVVRPPGHHADHSTAMGFCFFNSVAIACRQLQQQGKASKVLIVDWDVHHGNGTQQTFYQDPSVLYISLHRHDGGNFFPGSGAVDEVGAGSGEGFNVNVAWAGGLDPPMGDPEYLAAFRTVVMPVAREFSPDLVLVSAGFDAAEGHPAPLGGYRVSAKCFGCMTQQLMSLAGGAVVLALEGGHDLTAICDASEACVAALLGNKVDPLAEEGWTQKPNLNAIRSLEAVIRVHSKYWGCMQRLAACPGSWVPRGPGTDAEVEAVTALASLSVGILAEDSLASPPLHRPTEQLTEEEEPMNL, translated from the exons ATGGACCTGCGGGTGGGCCAGCGGCCCCCCGTGGAGCCCCCGCCGGAGCCTACACTGCTGGCCCTGCAGCCGCCCCCGCAGCGCCTGGGCCACCACCTCTTCCTCCCGGGCCTGCAGCAGCAGCGCGAGGCAGAGCCCATGAGG GTGCCAGCGTCACAGGGGCTgcggcaggagcaggagctgcggcAGCTTCTCAACAAAGACAAGAGCCGGCGCA GTGCCGTGGCCAGCAGTGTGGTGAAGCAGAAGTTGGCAGAAGTGATCCTGAAGAAGCAGCAGGCGGCGCTGGAGAGGACGGCCCACCCCAACGGCCCCAGCACCGCCTACAG GACGCTGGAGCCCTTGGAGACTGACGGAGCCGCCCGCTGCCCGCTCGGGCGCTTTCTGCCCCCTGTTCCCGGCCTGCCCAGTGACACCCCCGAGCACTTCCCCCTGCGCAAGACAG TCTCTGAGCCCAACCTGAAGCTGCGCTACAAGCCCAAGAAGTCCCTGGAGCGCAGGAAGAACCCCCTGCTCAGGAAGGAGAGCGCCCCCCCCAGCCTGCGGCGGAGGCCGGCCGAGACCCTGGGAG ACTCttcccccagcagcagcagcacgccTGCGTCCGGCTGTAGCTCCCCCAACGACAGCGAGCAcggccccagccctgtcctgggctCCGAG GCACTCCTGGGCCAGCGCCTGCGGCTGCAGGAGGCCTCTCTGGCGCCGTTTGCCTTGCCGACCGTGTCCCTGCTGCCCGCCATCACACTGGGGCTGCCGGCCCCTGCCAGG GCCGACAGTGACCGCAGAGCCCATCCGGCTCTGGGCCCTCGGGGGCCTGTCCTGGGGAGCCCCCACGTTCCCCTCtacctgccccagggcctggagCCTGAGGCTGGGAGCACCCTGTCCTCTGGCCTGCAGCCGGTTCTCCTCCTGGACCCCTCAGCGTCTCGTGGCCCCCTGCTGACAG TGCCCGGCCTCGGGCCCCTGCCCTTCCAGTTTGCTCAGTCCTTGCTGACCCCCGAGCGGCTCTCCGGGTCAGGCCTCCACTGGCCACTGAGCTGGACCCGCtcagagcccctgcagccacacctGGAGCAGCTCAGGCCTCACCTGCCGCTGGCCGAG AGGCCGGCCAAGCCCAGCGAGAAGCCCCGGCTCCGGCAGATGCCCTCCGCTGAGGGCCCCGGGCCAGACAGCGGTGGGGTGCGGCAGGGCGTGGATAATGGCCTTGAACACAGGGAGCCGAGCCACGGGCAGCCGGAGGCCAGAGGCCCTGTCGCACCTGCACGCCCCCCGCAG GTGCTGCTCTGGGAACAGAAGCACCTGCCTGGACCACCGCCCCGGGGAGGCACGGGGGACTGTGTGCTGCTTCCTCGGGCCCAGGGCGGGCACCGGCCGTTGTCCAGAGCTCAGTCCTCACCAGCGGCGCCTGCCTCGCTGCCAACCCCGGAGCCCGCCAGCCAGGCCCGCCTGCTGTCTAGCTCAGAGCCCCCTGCCCGGACCGTGCCCTTCACcacag GGCTGGTCTACGACTCCGTGATGCTGAAGCACCAGTGTCCCTGTGGGGACAGCAGCCGGCACCCCGAGCACGCCGGCCGCATCCAGAGCATCTGGTCCCGGCTGCAGGAGCGAGGGCTGCGGAGCCAGTGTGAG TGTCTGCGGGGCCGCAAGGCCTCCCTGGAGGAGCTGCAGTCGGTGCACTCGGAGCGGCACGTGCTGCTGTACGGCACCAACCCGCTGAGCCGTCTGAAGCTGGACAACGGGAAGCTGGCAG agctCCTGGAGCAGCGCATGTTCGTGATGCTGCCATGCGGCGGGGTCGGG GTGGACACTGACACCATCTGGAATGAGCTGCACTCCTCTAATGCGGCCCGCTGGGCCGCGGGCAGCGTCACTGACCTGGCCTTCAAGGTGGCTTCCCGGGAGCTGAAG AATGGTTTTGCTGTGGTGCGGCCCCCAGGACACCATGCGGACCACTCCACGGCCAT ggGCTTCTGCTTCTTCAATTCCGTGGCCATCGCGTGCcggcagctgcagcagcagggcaAGGCGAGCAAGGTCCTCATCGTGGACTGG GACGTGCACCACGGCAATGGCACGCAGCAGACCTTCTACCAGGACCCCAGCGTGCTCTACATCTCTCTGCACCGCCACGACGGCGGCAACTTCTTCCCGGGCAGCGGGGCCGTGGACGAG GTGGGCGCTGGCAGCGGAGAGGGCTTCAACGTGAACGTGGCCTGGGCTGGAGGCCTGGACCCCCCTATGGGGGACCCCGAGTACCTGGCTGCCTTCAG GACGGTCGTGATGCCCGTCGCCCGGGAGTTCTCTCCAGACCTGGTGCTGGTGTCGGCAGGGTTTGATGCGGCCGAGGGCCACCCTGCCCCCCTGGGTGGCTACCGAGTCTCTGCCAAAT gtTTCGGGTGCATGACGCAGCAGCTGATGAGCCTGGCAGGAGgcgccgtggtgctggccctggagggtggccaTGACCTCACAGCCATCTGTGACGCCTCGGAGGCCTGCGTGGCCGCCCTGCTGGGCAACAAG GTGGACCCGCTTGCAGAAGAGGGCTGGACGCAGAAGCCCAACCTCAACGCCATCCGCTCCCTGGAGGCTGTGATCCGTGTGCACA GCAAGTACTGGGGCTGCATGCAGCGCCTGGCcgcctgccctggctcctgggtgcccAGGGGCCCGGGGACCGACGCAGAAGTGGAGGCTGtgacagcactggcatccctctCTGTGGGCATCCTGGCCGAAGACAG cctcgcctcccctcccctgcacaggCCTACTGAGCAGCTGACGGAAGAGGAAGAACCCATGAACCTCTGA
- the HDAC7 gene encoding histone deacetylase 7 isoform X9: protein MEGCPTPCTDTPGPQRQPMDLRVGQRPPVEPPPEPTLLALQPPPQRLGHHLFLPGLQQQREAEPMRVPASQGLRQEQELRQLLNKDKSRRSAVASSVVKQKLAEVILKKQQAALERTAHPNGPSTAYRTLEPLETDGAARCPLGRFLPPVPGLPSDTPEHFPLRKTVSEPNLKLRYKPKKSLERRKNPLLRKESAPPSLRRRPAETLGDSSPSSSSTPASGCSSPNDSEHGPSPVLGSEALLGQRLRLQEASLAPFALPTVSLLPAITLGLPAPARADSDRRAHPALGPRGPVLGSPHVPLYLPQGLEPEAGSTLSSGLQPVLLLDPSASRGPLLTVPGLGPLPFQFAQSLLTPERLSGSGLHWPLSWTRSEPLQPHLEQLRPHLPLAERPAKPSEKPRLRQMPSAEGPGPDSGGVRQGVDNGLEHREPSHGQPEARGPVAPARPPQVLLWEQKHLPGPPPRGGTGDCVLLPRAQGGHRPLSRAQSSPAAPASLPTPEPASQARLLSSSEPPARTVPFTTGLVYDSVMLKHQCPCGDSSRHPEHAGRIQSIWSRLQERGLRSQCECLRGRKASLEELQSVHSERHVLLYGTNPLSRLKLDNGKLAELLEQRMFVMLPCGGVGVDTDTIWNELHSSNAARWAAGSVTDLAFKVASRELKNGFAVVRPPGHHADHSTAMGFCFFNSVAIACRQLQQQGKASKVLIVDWDVHHGNGTQQTFYQDPSVLYISLHRHDGGNFFPGSGAVDEVGAGSGEGFNVNVAWAGGLDPPMGDPEYLAAFRTVVMPVAREFSPDLVLVSAGFDAAEGHPAPLGGYRVSAKCFGCMTQQLMSLAGGAVVLALEGGHDLTAICDASEACVAALLGNKVDPLAEEGWTQKPNLNAIRSLEAVIRVHSKYWGCMQRLAACPGSWVPRGPGTDAEVEAVTALASLSVGILAEDRPTEQLTEEEEPMNL, encoded by the exons ATGGAAG GCTGCCCCACGCCCTGCACGGACACGCCCGGTCCTCAGCGGCAGCCCATGGACCTGCGGGTGGGCCAGCGGCCCCCCGTGGAGCCCCCGCCGGAGCCTACACTGCTGGCCCTGCAGCCGCCCCCGCAGCGCCTGGGCCACCACCTCTTCCTCCCGGGCCTGCAGCAGCAGCGCGAGGCAGAGCCCATGAGG GTGCCAGCGTCACAGGGGCTgcggcaggagcaggagctgcggcAGCTTCTCAACAAAGACAAGAGCCGGCGCA GTGCCGTGGCCAGCAGTGTGGTGAAGCAGAAGTTGGCAGAAGTGATCCTGAAGAAGCAGCAGGCGGCGCTGGAGAGGACGGCCCACCCCAACGGCCCCAGCACCGCCTACAG GACGCTGGAGCCCTTGGAGACTGACGGAGCCGCCCGCTGCCCGCTCGGGCGCTTTCTGCCCCCTGTTCCCGGCCTGCCCAGTGACACCCCCGAGCACTTCCCCCTGCGCAAGACAG TCTCTGAGCCCAACCTGAAGCTGCGCTACAAGCCCAAGAAGTCCCTGGAGCGCAGGAAGAACCCCCTGCTCAGGAAGGAGAGCGCCCCCCCCAGCCTGCGGCGGAGGCCGGCCGAGACCCTGGGAG ACTCttcccccagcagcagcagcacgccTGCGTCCGGCTGTAGCTCCCCCAACGACAGCGAGCAcggccccagccctgtcctgggctCCGAG GCACTCCTGGGCCAGCGCCTGCGGCTGCAGGAGGCCTCTCTGGCGCCGTTTGCCTTGCCGACCGTGTCCCTGCTGCCCGCCATCACACTGGGGCTGCCGGCCCCTGCCAGG GCCGACAGTGACCGCAGAGCCCATCCGGCTCTGGGCCCTCGGGGGCCTGTCCTGGGGAGCCCCCACGTTCCCCTCtacctgccccagggcctggagCCTGAGGCTGGGAGCACCCTGTCCTCTGGCCTGCAGCCGGTTCTCCTCCTGGACCCCTCAGCGTCTCGTGGCCCCCTGCTGACAG TGCCCGGCCTCGGGCCCCTGCCCTTCCAGTTTGCTCAGTCCTTGCTGACCCCCGAGCGGCTCTCCGGGTCAGGCCTCCACTGGCCACTGAGCTGGACCCGCtcagagcccctgcagccacacctGGAGCAGCTCAGGCCTCACCTGCCGCTGGCCGAG AGGCCGGCCAAGCCCAGCGAGAAGCCCCGGCTCCGGCAGATGCCCTCCGCTGAGGGCCCCGGGCCAGACAGCGGTGGGGTGCGGCAGGGCGTGGATAATGGCCTTGAACACAGGGAGCCGAGCCACGGGCAGCCGGAGGCCAGAGGCCCTGTCGCACCTGCACGCCCCCCGCAG GTGCTGCTCTGGGAACAGAAGCACCTGCCTGGACCACCGCCCCGGGGAGGCACGGGGGACTGTGTGCTGCTTCCTCGGGCCCAGGGCGGGCACCGGCCGTTGTCCAGAGCTCAGTCCTCACCAGCGGCGCCTGCCTCGCTGCCAACCCCGGAGCCCGCCAGCCAGGCCCGCCTGCTGTCTAGCTCAGAGCCCCCTGCCCGGACCGTGCCCTTCACcacag GGCTGGTCTACGACTCCGTGATGCTGAAGCACCAGTGTCCCTGTGGGGACAGCAGCCGGCACCCCGAGCACGCCGGCCGCATCCAGAGCATCTGGTCCCGGCTGCAGGAGCGAGGGCTGCGGAGCCAGTGTGAG TGTCTGCGGGGCCGCAAGGCCTCCCTGGAGGAGCTGCAGTCGGTGCACTCGGAGCGGCACGTGCTGCTGTACGGCACCAACCCGCTGAGCCGTCTGAAGCTGGACAACGGGAAGCTGGCAG agctCCTGGAGCAGCGCATGTTCGTGATGCTGCCATGCGGCGGGGTCGGG GTGGACACTGACACCATCTGGAATGAGCTGCACTCCTCTAATGCGGCCCGCTGGGCCGCGGGCAGCGTCACTGACCTGGCCTTCAAGGTGGCTTCCCGGGAGCTGAAG AATGGTTTTGCTGTGGTGCGGCCCCCAGGACACCATGCGGACCACTCCACGGCCAT ggGCTTCTGCTTCTTCAATTCCGTGGCCATCGCGTGCcggcagctgcagcagcagggcaAGGCGAGCAAGGTCCTCATCGTGGACTGG GACGTGCACCACGGCAATGGCACGCAGCAGACCTTCTACCAGGACCCCAGCGTGCTCTACATCTCTCTGCACCGCCACGACGGCGGCAACTTCTTCCCGGGCAGCGGGGCCGTGGACGAG GTGGGCGCTGGCAGCGGAGAGGGCTTCAACGTGAACGTGGCCTGGGCTGGAGGCCTGGACCCCCCTATGGGGGACCCCGAGTACCTGGCTGCCTTCAG GACGGTCGTGATGCCCGTCGCCCGGGAGTTCTCTCCAGACCTGGTGCTGGTGTCGGCAGGGTTTGATGCGGCCGAGGGCCACCCTGCCCCCCTGGGTGGCTACCGAGTCTCTGCCAAAT gtTTCGGGTGCATGACGCAGCAGCTGATGAGCCTGGCAGGAGgcgccgtggtgctggccctggagggtggccaTGACCTCACAGCCATCTGTGACGCCTCGGAGGCCTGCGTGGCCGCCCTGCTGGGCAACAAG GTGGACCCGCTTGCAGAAGAGGGCTGGACGCAGAAGCCCAACCTCAACGCCATCCGCTCCCTGGAGGCTGTGATCCGTGTGCACA GCAAGTACTGGGGCTGCATGCAGCGCCTGGCcgcctgccctggctcctgggtgcccAGGGGCCCGGGGACCGACGCAGAAGTGGAGGCTGtgacagcactggcatccctctCTGTGGGCATCCTGGCCGAAGACAG gCCTACTGAGCAGCTGACGGAAGAGGAAGAACCCATGAACCTCTGA
- the HDAC7 gene encoding histone deacetylase 7 isoform X5: protein MGPCSPQQAGVPWRWGSWAVIQICPGHSSEAGRARGSPVDPAPGHGLRARRQPCTERPAGWEPSEPGPATPVPPSTGCPTPCTDTPGPQRQPMDLRVGQRPPVEPPPEPTLLALQPPPQRLGHHLFLPGLQQQREAEPMRVPASQGLRQEQELRQLLNKDKSRRSAVASSVVKQKLAEVILKKQQAALERTAHPNGPSTAYRTLEPLETDGAARCPLGRFLPPVPGLPSDTPEHFPLRKTVSEPNLKLRYKPKKSLERRKNPLLRKESAPPSLRRRPAETLGDSSPSSSSTPASGCSSPNDSEHGPSPVLGSEALLGQRLRLQEASLAPFALPTVSLLPAITLGLPAPARADSDRRAHPALGPRGPVLGSPHVPLYLPQGLEPEAGSTLSSGLQPVLLLDPSASRGPLLTVPGLGPLPFQFAQSLLTPERLSGSGLHWPLSWTRSEPLQPHLEQLRPHLPLAERPAKPSEKPRLRQMPSAEGPGPDSGGVRQGVDNGLEHREPSHGQPEARGPVAPARPPQVLLWEQKHLPGPPPRGGTGDCVLLPRAQGGHRPLSRAQSSPAAPASLPTPEPASQARLLSSSEPPARTVPFTTGLVYDSVMLKHQCPCGDSSRHPEHAGRIQSIWSRLQERGLRSQCECLRGRKASLEELQSVHSERHVLLYGTNPLSRLKLDNGKLAELLEQRMFVMLPCGGVGVDTDTIWNELHSSNAARWAAGSVTDLAFKVASRELKNGFAVVRPPGHHADHSTAMGFCFFNSVAIACRQLQQQGKASKVLIVDWDVHHGNGTQQTFYQDPSVLYISLHRHDGGNFFPGSGAVDEVGAGSGEGFNVNVAWAGGLDPPMGDPEYLAAFRTVVMPVAREFSPDLVLVSAGFDAAEGHPAPLGGYRVSAKCFGCMTQQLMSLAGGAVVLALEGGHDLTAICDASEACVAALLGNKVDPLAEEGWTQKPNLNAIRSLEAVIRVHSKYWGCMQRLAACPGSWVPRGPGTDAEVEAVTALASLSVGILAEDSLASPPLHRPTEQLTEEEEPMNL from the exons ATGGGCCCTTGCTCTCCTCAGCAGGCTGGGGTGCCGTGGCGGTGGGGAAGCTGGGCAGTGATTCAGATCTGCCCAGGCCACTCTTCCGAGGCCGGGCGCGCGCGTGGGAGCCCGGTGGACCCCGCGCCCGGCCATGGGCTCCGCGCGCGCCGCCAGCCCTGCACGGAGAGACCCGCGGG atgggagccaagtgagccagggcccGCTACTCCAGTGCCCCCCAGCACAG GCTGCCCCACGCCCTGCACGGACACGCCCGGTCCTCAGCGGCAGCCCATGGACCTGCGGGTGGGCCAGCGGCCCCCCGTGGAGCCCCCGCCGGAGCCTACACTGCTGGCCCTGCAGCCGCCCCCGCAGCGCCTGGGCCACCACCTCTTCCTCCCGGGCCTGCAGCAGCAGCGCGAGGCAGAGCCCATGAGG GTGCCAGCGTCACAGGGGCTgcggcaggagcaggagctgcggcAGCTTCTCAACAAAGACAAGAGCCGGCGCA GTGCCGTGGCCAGCAGTGTGGTGAAGCAGAAGTTGGCAGAAGTGATCCTGAAGAAGCAGCAGGCGGCGCTGGAGAGGACGGCCCACCCCAACGGCCCCAGCACCGCCTACAG GACGCTGGAGCCCTTGGAGACTGACGGAGCCGCCCGCTGCCCGCTCGGGCGCTTTCTGCCCCCTGTTCCCGGCCTGCCCAGTGACACCCCCGAGCACTTCCCCCTGCGCAAGACAG TCTCTGAGCCCAACCTGAAGCTGCGCTACAAGCCCAAGAAGTCCCTGGAGCGCAGGAAGAACCCCCTGCTCAGGAAGGAGAGCGCCCCCCCCAGCCTGCGGCGGAGGCCGGCCGAGACCCTGGGAG ACTCttcccccagcagcagcagcacgccTGCGTCCGGCTGTAGCTCCCCCAACGACAGCGAGCAcggccccagccctgtcctgggctCCGAG GCACTCCTGGGCCAGCGCCTGCGGCTGCAGGAGGCCTCTCTGGCGCCGTTTGCCTTGCCGACCGTGTCCCTGCTGCCCGCCATCACACTGGGGCTGCCGGCCCCTGCCAGG GCCGACAGTGACCGCAGAGCCCATCCGGCTCTGGGCCCTCGGGGGCCTGTCCTGGGGAGCCCCCACGTTCCCCTCtacctgccccagggcctggagCCTGAGGCTGGGAGCACCCTGTCCTCTGGCCTGCAGCCGGTTCTCCTCCTGGACCCCTCAGCGTCTCGTGGCCCCCTGCTGACAG TGCCCGGCCTCGGGCCCCTGCCCTTCCAGTTTGCTCAGTCCTTGCTGACCCCCGAGCGGCTCTCCGGGTCAGGCCTCCACTGGCCACTGAGCTGGACCCGCtcagagcccctgcagccacacctGGAGCAGCTCAGGCCTCACCTGCCGCTGGCCGAG AGGCCGGCCAAGCCCAGCGAGAAGCCCCGGCTCCGGCAGATGCCCTCCGCTGAGGGCCCCGGGCCAGACAGCGGTGGGGTGCGGCAGGGCGTGGATAATGGCCTTGAACACAGGGAGCCGAGCCACGGGCAGCCGGAGGCCAGAGGCCCTGTCGCACCTGCACGCCCCCCGCAG GTGCTGCTCTGGGAACAGAAGCACCTGCCTGGACCACCGCCCCGGGGAGGCACGGGGGACTGTGTGCTGCTTCCTCGGGCCCAGGGCGGGCACCGGCCGTTGTCCAGAGCTCAGTCCTCACCAGCGGCGCCTGCCTCGCTGCCAACCCCGGAGCCCGCCAGCCAGGCCCGCCTGCTGTCTAGCTCAGAGCCCCCTGCCCGGACCGTGCCCTTCACcacag GGCTGGTCTACGACTCCGTGATGCTGAAGCACCAGTGTCCCTGTGGGGACAGCAGCCGGCACCCCGAGCACGCCGGCCGCATCCAGAGCATCTGGTCCCGGCTGCAGGAGCGAGGGCTGCGGAGCCAGTGTGAG TGTCTGCGGGGCCGCAAGGCCTCCCTGGAGGAGCTGCAGTCGGTGCACTCGGAGCGGCACGTGCTGCTGTACGGCACCAACCCGCTGAGCCGTCTGAAGCTGGACAACGGGAAGCTGGCAG agctCCTGGAGCAGCGCATGTTCGTGATGCTGCCATGCGGCGGGGTCGGG GTGGACACTGACACCATCTGGAATGAGCTGCACTCCTCTAATGCGGCCCGCTGGGCCGCGGGCAGCGTCACTGACCTGGCCTTCAAGGTGGCTTCCCGGGAGCTGAAG AATGGTTTTGCTGTGGTGCGGCCCCCAGGACACCATGCGGACCACTCCACGGCCAT ggGCTTCTGCTTCTTCAATTCCGTGGCCATCGCGTGCcggcagctgcagcagcagggcaAGGCGAGCAAGGTCCTCATCGTGGACTGG GACGTGCACCACGGCAATGGCACGCAGCAGACCTTCTACCAGGACCCCAGCGTGCTCTACATCTCTCTGCACCGCCACGACGGCGGCAACTTCTTCCCGGGCAGCGGGGCCGTGGACGAG GTGGGCGCTGGCAGCGGAGAGGGCTTCAACGTGAACGTGGCCTGGGCTGGAGGCCTGGACCCCCCTATGGGGGACCCCGAGTACCTGGCTGCCTTCAG GACGGTCGTGATGCCCGTCGCCCGGGAGTTCTCTCCAGACCTGGTGCTGGTGTCGGCAGGGTTTGATGCGGCCGAGGGCCACCCTGCCCCCCTGGGTGGCTACCGAGTCTCTGCCAAAT gtTTCGGGTGCATGACGCAGCAGCTGATGAGCCTGGCAGGAGgcgccgtggtgctggccctggagggtggccaTGACCTCACAGCCATCTGTGACGCCTCGGAGGCCTGCGTGGCCGCCCTGCTGGGCAACAAG GTGGACCCGCTTGCAGAAGAGGGCTGGACGCAGAAGCCCAACCTCAACGCCATCCGCTCCCTGGAGGCTGTGATCCGTGTGCACA GCAAGTACTGGGGCTGCATGCAGCGCCTGGCcgcctgccctggctcctgggtgcccAGGGGCCCGGGGACCGACGCAGAAGTGGAGGCTGtgacagcactggcatccctctCTGTGGGCATCCTGGCCGAAGACAG cctcgcctcccctcccctgcacaggCCTACTGAGCAGCTGACGGAAGAGGAAGAACCCATGAACCTCTGA